tattttttaaaaaaaatctgaaaattacCCTAAAAGATAAAGGAACAAAGGGTCAATgtgccccctgaacttgtgacacgggatcatctaatccaatttatacttttttgagtaattaacccaaaaatcttttgggtcaaataaccccataatttatattttttatcttaaaaacggatttaaaataattatatcgcaataaTTAGGGATGTATCTAATTATTTGTTTGCATCCCTCaactccgatttgtattttatgcattttaaatgtaattatagagttatttgatccaaaaatgaagagtttttggtttagttgttcaaaaaaatataaactgaattagatgaccccgtgttacAAGTTCAGGGAGCGCGTTGACCCTTTCTTCAAAGATAAAGTTTGGCTTGGCAAGCTAAAATCGTTTAAGGCAGCGAATCTCAACCTCATTTGCAGGCCTACGAGTCGGGTCCGTTTCCATGAATAATGGTTTTCATTAGGTGATTGTGGGTTGCTTTACATTAGTTTAATTTCAGCTTTAATTATTGTTATctaattcatttttaatctcACGGCCGGTCCACCCAATATTAgtgttatataaaaaaaacaaaattatttcccAAAACGATTTCATTAATTGAGTTCTTAAAAACTCATACATCAATGTATTAAAGgaaaatttatcaacttttaaaaaatcaaaatcaaattctTCTAATTAACTAATTTCAATGCAAAAACTTAATCGTGAATtagtttatataatatattgaaCTAAttgtaagaaaataaaaaaaaattgcgtatgtttgcaatttaaaccaattttttgatttttgtagTAAATTTGACAATTTCACTATAATTTTATCTGATTTTtgttaactaatttaatttattccaATCTTTAATCTCAGTACATGTTTGCTTTATTTTGAGGTTTTGATTACTTTTAgcttcaaatttatattttttttgtttcaaccACCAGAgaatttagaattaaatttggacattattttttaacttttttagattagaagttaatttttgaaatttagaaAAATGGATTTGCTAATTAGAGAGCTAGTatataaaatcaactaaatattatgataattaagttgattataaaaaattagatagGATTGCAacaaacaaaatgaaatttgataattttacaaaaagtaAAAGGTTttgttgaaattgcaaaaacatgcaaatgtttggattattttttacaattgtgtctaacatattttattttgtattcaattttttagatttaatattccaaatgttttttttctttccgacaaattcaactaattttattaatttcagtaattttatctcatttttaaagattaacaataatttaaatataattgtaaCAATTATTCAATGTGAAATGTGTTTGTAGTGTtccgataattttttttaaaataatatattcatttctaacattctattttatttttataattttatacatatgactttcaaaaattaattattactgCCATGTCaattaagtaatttttaaattgaattacaAATATTGTTACCTTGTATATACACTATGGATGTTAtgttcaaatttataattacataaatCCATGGAAGTCATTAAAAATAAATCGATGGAAGTCTTTAAATACATAAATCGATGGAagtttttataaatactttATCTTTTGAGAATTAGATATCCAACATCTTATAAAGTCGCATTCATTTTGGCTAATAATTATCCATGTATCTTGATTTTAGgatttctttataaaaaaactctCGAAAATATTTAAGAGCAACAAAAAAACCTCCTAAATTTTATGGCGGCGCTCGAGAAACCCCCTAAATTCTAAATATGACTAAAATATTCCTAAAAatctgtaattaaaaaaaaacagatgcAACAATACCAAATCTAAAACCACATATTTTATCCAATCAAATCTAAAATCACCCATCCAACTCCCTAATCGGAAACACCCACCTGCTGACGCACACTCACAAAAAACCACTGCCGCTATTAGTGTCGTTGTTGTCACTTTCCAGGGAGGACTTGCTCCTCTTTCGTTTGCTAGAAAAAATTTGGTTGGACGGCAGCAAGTGTCTCATGCCGCGGAGGTGGGTGGATGGGTGCCGATTAAAGGTTAGTTATGTTGTTTTAGGTTTGATTGGGTTGGATGGATGGGCggtttttagtttgattaagtAGAAATTGGTTTGGTTAGATTGTTTTTACAATTATAGATTTTGGAGGTATTTTAGTCATATTTAGGGGTTTAGAGAGTTTTTTGACCGCCGTAAAATTTAGAATTCTTTTTTATCGCTTTTGAAGATAAGAAGGTTTCTTGTAAGTGCGGCGCTAAGAAGAGGGTGTATTGAGtgattattaactttcattttgagagttctaaaaaaaacaatatttagaTAAATGTATAATAGGCAACAAAAACATTATGATATTGACATATTCATAATTTGCAATATACTACACTACTACGAGAATATAATaacaatagtaattaattaacaaCCTTAAATTATGACGCTTCCCTTTGGACCTTAAAATCGAAGGTTAAAGATTTTGTTTTTCTCTTCACACTGACACGGTTCTCTCTCCTGTTGTCTCCTACAATATCAGATCATCCTCCAGTTAATGGCTACCACCTCGTCCACAAGTTGCACCGGAGTTTTCAATTTCCGATCAAACTCCGACGACGTCAGGGTCCGAAATTCATCGAGCCATGGGTGTGGTCGAAAGCTGGATGGGGTGGCTATGTGGTTCATAAACGGATTAGCAAGTGCGTTCTTTGGATCATTAGAGAGATGTTCATGCATACGTATAGCAACAGAAGATGATGACGGAGATGAAGCTAACGACGCTCCTTTAATTCTCAACGATGGTAATATTAACAGGCATATCAACCAATTTAATGGTGTCCGGAGAAGGACAGTAGCAGAGAAGTGCAAGAACCAAAGTGCAGCGTCTCATGAGTATTAATTGGTCGTTCTGCAAGGAAAACATccaattaagaaaataaatatgcattttGGTAAGTAAATTAATTATGGGGTTTTGTGTAGAGAAGTTTGcctttttttttggttaattttgaaGTGGGTGAGAAAAAAATGGTAATtaaattgaagaaaaagaatgtTGTATGTTTGATCCACCATCAAGtgaaactaaattaaatatataggcgaattaagtttttttaatggagtttttttaattattccgTTTCGTGCTTCTCGTTTTTTGGTAGTTAGTCTTGTGATCTATCAAATTTTAGACAAAATCTTTACATTAACTTTTTTGACAACATCATCCGTATAGATTTTTTGAATGATATGTTATAATATCATTATATCTTGATCATGAATGACGTATTGAATTGAGTGCGTGTAAGTATCtcttaagttttgattttttttttgcatatgATCGTTATTATTAAGACATTACAACTATATATGTTAAGACATATGTTTCGGGCATATGACGTTTCAAAAATTTTGAGAACGagtcttttaaatttttgaaattcactCTCCAGTAAAACTAGACAAATTAAGGCTATTTGATATATGTTTTCACAcaccttaaattttaattaattgttatttacAGAAGTTGCTTATTAACTTAGCAATGTCAATTTTGTGGTTTACAGAAGTTATAGTTGCAGTTATAGTTATAAAATATTCTTATTTATCAGTTTATTTTCTTATAGTAATTGAATGCACTACATGcttatgatattttaaaattttaaaatacatctTTAATGAAATCTAAAGAAATAGTATAATAGATGGgataaagtttggtttaaactaaatattgaaAAAGATGTTTTTGTGTATCCAATTTGAAGGATGTTGCTATTTGGTTAATCATAATGTCTCTTATGATCAACTTTCTTTTGCTTTTGTTTTATCTTTTCTTCTTCGTACTGTCCACACTAAGGAAGGGATCCAAAGATGGATGTGATAGGTGGAAAAAGATAAGCTTTTTACATGAGTTTTGTTGGccaacatcaaatcaacgtCAAATTAATTTCTcctaaatattattaattaatataatatttaccGCTTAGTCAATTACATttaacaataatattttatatataatcaataaataatttataatgttaTGCGTCGAACTAAGTTTATATGacaattattttttagattttttttaaaaaaaaattggagcgGGCTGGAGTGCTTATGGGAGAAGTTGAATCCACCACCTAGCAATTTGCTCCTTAACGCTTGTattatttgagttataatttattggttatattttttaattgagaAGATAAATTTTACAATCTTCTCTCAATTAGACTGCAAAATATTGCTTTTAGACTATAATTGAGTggatttttgttaaaataaaagtaCAAAGAAAAGGGATATTATAAACTTAAAAGTATTCTACAGTAGATTGTTCAGTATTCATGAGAATTTCTCGCTTTTTTAGGGAGCTGCTAGTTAAGATAAGGAGCGAAATCTGAGAGTTTAAGCAACTGGAGTGGAGTGGAGATGCATAGGATACTTGTGTCTTCTTGTTGAACAATGGGCACTAACATTGAAAGCGGGAAAGAAACCAAACAAGATTTAGGCCCCAACACTACTGTTATTTCATAGACTAGGCCATTTGTATTTGTGGTCGTAAATTGATCTAGCCTGTTTAGACCCAATATACAATTGATCTAATTACTAccggaaaaatataaaaaagattgGGCCATGCAGGTTTTTCGTAATAATTATGATCCATACTCTTAGCCAATTTAGCCCTTAATATAGCATCATTCAAGTCATGTCTTTTTGTTATTGGGATAGATGAATTTTTAGAAATCCATCCTTCGAAAAAACCAGATATGATAACTTTTCATCATCCGGTTCGAGGAAGAATCAACCGAGTTAAGCGGATCCATATAAATATCAATATGGTAcaacatataattatatttgatatataaaatttggctttttttatagttattttatttttagtctaTTTTGTTAGTTTCATTATTGGACGAAGATGATAATGATTCAATTCATCCGACTATAATAAATAGATCAagtaagatttattttgtaaaaataaaataactgtAGAAACACCTATAAAATTTATGTGATACATTTACAAAATATACTATAGGacaccatatatatataaatagattTAAATAAGTGTGTAACTAGGGACCAATTTGTTTAAAGTGAcactattaaatttatttagttacCAAATAATATGTTAATTAATTTAGGATAATACAAATGGAACTATTGATacttgttaaaataaataatattataattatatatatagtattaaaaaatagatataattaaggattaaaagaaaagttaaaacttaagtttaatattatttataaacatgTAATCGTATTTAAatggattaatttgatttgtttagagACAAAACAAATTACGTTACAAATAGATTGTACAGTATATCAAACTCAATTTTGTTTAACTTCGTATTGTATCGTAATATTTCATTCTACAACGTCAAAAATTAATCCGTCTATTGATCATGTCTATCTGTCGATTAATGATAATTGATAAATATACATGCCTTTGATTATTCCACCAATAAATCAAGTTATCCATTTGTAATTAGCTCTCctaactttttttaatcaacttgacaaaaaaaaaacttttattaGTGAATTATTGGATTAactataaaattagaaatttagaaatttaatgaaataaaattaaatataagaatCCATTTGAAAAGAGTATAAAAGTATAAGAAtatgttataaaatataatcaCTGCTTT
This region of Mercurialis annua linkage group LG1-X, ddMerAnnu1.2, whole genome shotgun sequence genomic DNA includes:
- the LOC126686811 gene encoding uncharacterized protein LOC126686811: MATTSSTSCTGVFNFRSNSDDVRVRNSSSHGCGRKLDGVAMWFINGLASAFFGSLERCSCIRIATEDDDGDEANDAPLILNDGNINRHINQFNGVRRRTVAEKCKNQSAASHEY